A part of Carettochelys insculpta isolate YL-2023 chromosome 1, ASM3395843v1, whole genome shotgun sequence genomic DNA contains:
- the MGAT4C gene encoding alpha-1,3-mannosyl-glycoprotein 4-beta-N-acetylglucosaminyltransferase C, translated as MRLNLKYLDKMRCLRKRSAVSFLGVLVICLLFMNLYIEDGYVLEGDKQLIRETATHQLNSERSIHTFKDLSIFSGSINVSYRYLAGTPLPRKKYLTIGLSSVKRKKGNYLLETIKSIFEQSSYEELKEITVVVHLADFDSSWCESMVKDISQKFAHHIIAGRLMVIHAPEEYYPVLDGLKRNYNDPEDRVKFRSKQNVDYAFLLNFCANLSDYYVMLEDDVRCSKNFLTAVKKVIASREGSYWVTLEFSKLGYIGKLYHSHDLPRLAHFLLMFYQEMPCDWLLIHFRGLLAQKDAIRFKPSLFQHMGYYSSYKGAENKLKDDDFEEDSFDIPDNPPANLHTNMNVFENYEASKAYSSIDEYFWGKAPSTGDLYVIVFEKPIKITKIKVITGTEDRQNDILHHGALEVGEKVVGSKKGRQCTTYLRLGEFKNGNFEMTDVEHKVLFDIHCMRILVTKSQKEWLIIRSISIWTSQMSNQ; from the exons ATGAGGCTCAATTTGAAATATTTGGATAAAATGAGATGCTTGAGAAAGAGATCAGCAGTATCATTCCTAGGAGTCCTTGTCATTTGCCTGCTATTCATGAACTTGTACATTGAAGATGGTTATGTCTTG GAAGGGGACAAGCAACTAATCAGAGAAACAGCCACACATCAGCTTAATTCCGAGCGCTCCATTCACACATTTAAAGACTTGTCAATTTTTTCAGGATCTATAAATGTTTCCTATCGGTATCTAGCTGGCACACCTTTGCCAAGGAAAA AGTATCTTACAATTGGCCTGTCCTCAGTCAAACGGAAAAAGGGGAATTACTTGCTCGAGACAATCAAGTCCATATTTGAGCAGTCGAGTTATGAGGAGCTGAAGGAAATTACTGTGGTGGTTCACCTAGCAGATTTTGACTCATCCTGGTGTGAAAGCATGGTCAAGGATATTTCACAGAAATTTGCCCACCACATCATTGCTGGCAGGTTAATGGTTATCCATGCCCCTGAGGAGTACTATCCAGTACTGGATGGCCTTAAGAGAAATTATAATGATCCAGAAGATCGTGTGAAGTTCCGCTCCAAACAAAATGTAGATTATGCTTTCCTGCTTAACTTTTGTGCTAATCTTTCTGATTATTATGTCATGCTAGAAGATGACGTTCGATGTTCTAAAAACTTCTTGACTGCTGTTAAGAAAGTAATTGCTTCACGAGAAGGTTCCTATTGGGTGACTCTGGAGTTTTCCAAACTGGGCTATATTGGAAAGCTGTACCATTCCCATGACCTCCCTCGTCTGGCTCATTTTTTGCTGATGTTTTACCAGGAAATGCCTTGTGATTGGCTGCTGATCCATTTCCGTGGGTTGTTAGCTCAGAAGGATGCGATCCGTTTTAAGCCATCTCTTTTCCAGCACATGGGATATTATTCATCCTACAAAGGGGCTGAGAACAAGCTAAAGGATGATGACTTTGAAGAGGATTCTTTTGACATCCCTGACAATCCTCCCGCAAATCTGCATACCAACATGAATGTATTTGAAAACTACGAGGCAAGCAAGGCTTACAGCAGCATTGATGAGTATTTCTGGGGTAAAGCCCCTTCTACTGGAGATCTCTATGTGATTGTATTTGAAAAGCCTATTAAAATCACTAAAATTAAAGTTATCACTGGAACAGAAGACCGGCAAAATGACATCTTGCATCATGGAGCCCTGGAAGTAGGGGAAAAAGTTGTAGGGAGCAAAAAAGGGAGACAATGCACTACTTATTTGAGACTAGGGGAGTTcaaaaatggcaattttgaaatgacagATGTGGAGCACAAAGTTCTCTTTGATATTCACTGTATGAGAATACTTGTTACCAAAAGTCAAAAAGAATGGCTGATCATTAGGAGTATTAGCATTTGGACTTCTCAGATGTCAAATCAATAA